DNA from Bos indicus isolate NIAB-ARS_2022 breed Sahiwal x Tharparkar chromosome 15, NIAB-ARS_B.indTharparkar_mat_pri_1.0, whole genome shotgun sequence:
CATCTGTAGTTGTTTATAAATTAATGAGCATGAACAATGTACTTGCAAGGTAAAATTGGCATAAGTCCTACTGGACAACTTGAAATTGACTGTCAGTCCTTCTAGACATCCTGTCAATATAGCCTATATAAGAGTAAAGAAATAACTAGACTATTAAGACCTGGAATTGAGGGACATGATGGATTCAGGACAGGAAAGCAACCATGATGGCATCAATGGATGAAATAATTGATCACCTAATtcttgaaataatgaaataaaattatttttatggcaggaaaagaaaaattctacataaaattttctctgctgtttaagccactacCATCATTTGATAAAAAGCATGGAAGCTGAGATTTAGAGAGATTAAAGTCTGTCAAAGTCTTGTAATTAGAAATTAAGACACAAAATTTATACTTTGGAACTCTTCAAATCCAAAATTAATGTGTTCCCCAACTCTTCTGCACTGATTTTTTGCTCTCTCCATATTGAATTCACTTTTTATCATGTCTTCTGTTTCACATTTGTTTCCTCTCACAATCTCTGGCTAAAATCTAGCTTCTGAGCACATTGTTGCCAGGGATTACATCAGAATcagttcttcctttctttcattaaaccCAAGGTGTGACCCACAATATGACTTTAATAAGtatctagaaaaaaaatgaatgagtgaatgaattataACAAATACTAGAAATTAAACAAGTGCCTTTGCTTGCTTGACTGATAATATCACAATTATATTTTTAGGTGTATTTTAAATGGAGGGTCCCAAactgatgaaatgaaaaaaaaaaaaacagaaaacttagatatctataaaatgaaaaatattttaaaatatttagttgatAGTTAAAATTGGGAGATTTCacaaaacatctgaaaaaaatactggaaagtaTTTAATACTTGGCCCACATAACCCCATAGCAATAATGTGCTTGATTTGAGTAGAATCTGTCCTTTATGGAGAGGATGTGCTTGATACATATCACCACAGCTTCTTGTTTTTACACACAATGCTTGCATTGACATTAGGcctgtgattttcattttcttacctaTCTGTTCACATGTCATGAGTCTATTAAcccttatttaaaatataaaatctataagAAATGAATATGTTACTTCTTtatactgcattttcttttttggtagaactctacatagaaaaaaaaattcataatgtaTACTTGAAAAGGTTTCAAAGAATCTATCTACTGGAGGACTTAATTTTTAATACTAGTTTTTTTACAAATGTTTCACAGCTTTTACAAATTTCTTGCTTCTTTTACAAATTTGCTCACATCTTTTACAAATTTCTTCTTCATTCTATTTTAcgctctccccccccccccatcacCCACCCCAAGCAATGTATCTATTTTAAGATTTATGTGTCTTGGGTAAAAACGACCTTCTCTCCAAGTAAAAATTTGATCACACCCTCATGAATCAGTTTGGTCTTGATACCATAAACAATTGGGTTCATTGTAGGAGGCAGGAGCAGATAAAGGTTAGCCACAATGATGTGTATGTGGTGAGGGACACTGTGTCCTCCAAAACGGTgggtgaaaaaagtgaaaagagctGGGACATAGGTGATCACTATAGCACAGATATGTGATGTACAGGTGCTGAAGGCTTTGTGATGAGCATCTGTGGATGACAGGCTCACCACAGCTCGCAAGATCATAGTGTAAGACACTGCAATACAGCACATGTCAAACACGCCGATGAGGAGAGCAACCATCAGACCATAAATAGCATTGACCCTGAAATTGCCACAGGACACCTTGGCCACAGACATGTGGTCACAGTACGTGTGGGGAATGAAGTTGCCTCGACAATAGGGCAGGCGCTTGGTAAGGAAAGTGAATGGAAAGATGAGCATCACACCCCTCAGCAGAGTGGCAAGACCAGCCTTGGCAATGACAGCACTGGTGAGGA
Protein-coding regions in this window:
- the LOC109568873 gene encoding olfactory receptor 52N2, with protein sequence MSGANISSMTPGFFILNGVPGLETAHIWISLPFCFMYIIAVVGNCGLIYLIGHEEALHHPMYYFLALLSFTDVTLCTTTVPNMLCIFWFNLKEIDFNGCLAQMFFVHTLTGMESGVLMLMALDRSVAICYPLRYATILTSAVIAKAGLATLLRGVMLIFPFTFLTKRLPYCRGNFIPHTYCDHMSVAKVSCGNFRVNAIYGLMVALLIGVFDMCCIAVSYTMILRAVVSLSSTDAHHKAFSTCTSHICAIVITYVPALFTFFTHRFGGHSVPHHIHIIVANLYLLLPPTMNPIVYGIKTKLIHEGVIKFLLGEKVVFTQDT